A stretch of DNA from Paenibacillus albus:
TGAGGAACAAGGCCGATCCTGGTTTCACGGGATAACGGAGGACCTTTTGACCTCAGTGTCAGAGAGCTTGGACATTCCTCTTATCGTGTGTCGCTCCAACCCGGAAACTTATAGCGCAGCTGTCGAGGAGGCTCTGAAACAAACCGTACAGCTCGGTGCGGAGGGCTGTGCCTTTGGCGATATTGACATCGAAGGCCATAAAGAGTGGAACGAGCAGCGCTGCAATAATGCCGGGCTGAGCTGTGTGCTTCCGCTGTGGCAAGAAGACAGAAGGGCTTTGACGGAAGAGTTGATTCATGCAGGGTTTAAGGCGGCGATCAAAATTGTCCAGAGCGATATATTGGACGAGAGCTTCTTGGGGCAGACGCTAACGACGGATCTCGTGGAGAGGATAACTGCGGCGGGCTCCGACCCTTGCGGCGAGAACGGTGAGTATCATACCTTCGTGTATGATGGCCCCCTATTCCGTAAGCCAATACCGATTGAATTCGGACGGACAGTGGACTTTAAGACGCATATGGCGATTGATATCAGGCCTGAACAGCATAGATCTACTCATCCATGAATAGACATGAGCATTGCATAGGTTAGGGAACTATGATGAGAGGGGATTTTCATGCCGCATCGCATACAAAATCTGGATTATCTCATTCGCTCAGCGGTAGATCATAAACGTATTTTCGGGGCAGTTGTGCAAGTGGAATCAGGAGATGGACGACTGTCTTGGCGCGGGGCGGCTGGCAATTTGAATGCTGCTAGCCGATTCTTCGTTGCGAGCACGACTAAACTTTACATAACCGCAGTCTTATTGAATCTATTTGCGCTGAACCGTATGAAGTGGACCGATCCAATCGCTCTCTATCTGGACAAGAACACTCTCGCTGGACTTCATCATTACCTAGGTACCGAATTTTCCGCCGATATTACAATCGAGCAATTAATGGCGCACACTTCAGGCCTCCCCGATTACTTCCAGGGAAAAAGAAAAAGCGGCAAGAGTCTCGCCGACGAGATCATGTCCGGGCACGACCAAGCCTGGTCGTTCGACAACGTCATCGCAGAAGCCAAACAAATGCAGCCGCGCTTTGCACCCGGAACGAAGGGTAAAGCAATCTATTCCGATACCAACTATCAGCTGCTTGGGCGAATCATCGAGATCGTTACGAATCAGGCTTTAAATGAGGCTTTCGCGCAGTATATTTACGAGCCATTGTCTTTGTCCAATACCTACTTGTATACGAATATCGAAGACCAAACACCCAGCCCGCTTTACTATAAAGACTCTCCCTTACATATTCCGCTTGCCATGGCATCCTTCGGCCCCGACGGGGGCATCGTTTCGACGGCGGAAGAGCTAATGCGGTTCATACGCGCTTTTTTCGGAGGCACGCTCTTCCCTGCAACGTATTTAGGCGAGCTATATGATTGGAATAAGATTTTCTTCCCGCTGCAGTACGGCAAAGGCATCGCTAAATTCAAGCTCCCGCGAATCTTCTCGCCGTTTAAGCCGCTTCCGGAGCTGATCGGACATTCCGGTTTATCCGGAGCCTTCGCCTATTATTCCCCTTCGAAGGACGTCTACCTCTCCGGTACGGTCAATCAGATCTCCCCGCCAAGTTTGTCCTACAAGCTGATGCTGCGAATATTGAATACCCTCTGACTGTAAGGATGGACCCGTTAATCTTGTTTGTACTGTTCCTTCAGTATGCCCGAGCCCATTCCACCAATGACCATTAGAATAAGCGGACCAAAGTTCCAGAACAATTTGCCGCCAAACCCCGTAACGTCAAACGAAGTTATCGCATTCAGAAGAAGAACGCCTAATTTGATCGCGAGCAGCGCAGCGCCGACAGCAAATAAAACATCAAACATGAATTTCAATCTCGGGTGCGCCAGCTGCTTGCTTTCTTTGATGACCTGTTTGGTTAACTCTTCATCACTCCGCAATAGCTCATCAATAGTTACGCCAAACAGATCGCTTATTTTAATAATCATTTCGATGCTCGGGTAGTTCTGACCATTCTCCCATTTGGACACAGACTGACGACTAACAAACAACTTCTCGGCTAGTTCCTCCTGTGTCCAGCCTTTCTTGCTTCTCTCCGTTTTTAACTTCTCGCTAAAGACCATAGCCGCACAACCTTCCTGCCATATATAAGTCCATATTAGTTATACGGGATGCCATTTGAAAAGAACGCAATCGTTACGTCGCGCCGCAACCCCAGGTTGCGCCTATATCCACCACGAAAACTGCCTCTCTCGGACAAAATAAAAGGCCATCCATTACGGATGGCCTTTCTTCATGAGAGACTCTCGAACTGCTGTATCAATTCCAATGCTTCCTCATGGTCAGGCTCCAGCTTTAACAATTCTCTCAAGTAATGCAACGCTTCTTCGATTGCATGCAGCTCGAAACAACTAATCGCCAGACAATAGAATACGGTCGGGACGATCTCGTCTTCATCTTGCTGGACCGATATTTCTAGATAGCGCTTGGACTCCTCGTACATCTCCATCTCGAACAGCAACAACCCTGCATCAAGCGCGACGTCATAGCGCTGCTCCATTTCATAGTACGACGACCACATCAGCTCGATGCCCCTCAGAATATCTTGCATTTCATCGTCGGTTGCATCCTCCAACAGCTTCGAGAGCTGCTGCGTGCTCTGAATGAAGAATTCCGCGTCATACCCGCCCAAACGCCAAAAGCTCAATATTTGCTGAAGCCCCATACTATCCAGATTGCGATCCACCCATTGCTTCATGCTGTAGAATTCATCGGGACCGAAGCGTTCGATGAATCGGCGATAAGCTAATCTGGTTTGGAAGTAATCCATCGGCGTGTCCGTATTGATAATACAACCGACATTAATACTCTCATAATGCTGCGGAGGGAATAACCCGAGAGCTCCGCCTTGCTCCCAAACCTGCCGAATCGCATGGTAGTTGGCCGTTAGAGAGAAACAGCCTCTTCCATGAATAATCAATTCCGGCGGCTCTTCGAATTTCAAGTTATCGAGTAAGTGCTCTCCTTTATCCGCCGTTATTAACAGAGACCCCGCTTGCGATAACTGATTCAGTCGAGTTAAGCAGGTTAACCCCGCGACGGGGAATAACAAATAGGACGCTTCCGCTTGGTCCTGATACGTGGAAATGACACTATGGTAAGGATAAGCTTCACTTTCATACTCTGCCGCACGCCGATGCTCATAATGCATAGAAATTTGATTTAATAGTTCCGATGGCTTAAGAGACTCCATGTGATCGGGATATTCGATGGTCACATCCGCTTCATGAATTTGCCCATTCTCAACATAAAGCAGCTCTTGTGGAATGTTATCGAAGAAGTAGTTGGCTACAATGACTAAGGGCTGTTTCAAATCGCCTTCACGAATGACTTCTTCCGAAACCATGAGATTCAATGCCGTATCATGAACAGCGTCGAATCGCGCAAAATCGAGCAAGCCTTCGGCGATAAAAGATTGCAGAGCGGGATGCTCCTTCCAAGCCATGATGCTGTTCATCGCCAAATCCGTCATGATATAGCGAAACGCCGGCAGCGTATCCCCCGCATAAGCTCTCAGCTGGCTTAACTCGTGCAGCACATGGTATGCAAGACGTCCCGCTCCTGCTCCCAGCTCCACAATATATACAGGCTCCGGGCTAACTTCCTTATTCGCGCGGTCCTGAAGAAACCCGAATATCATTTCCGCATAGGCTGTGGCGATCATCGGATTGCTCGTAATATATTGAGGAACTTGGTCATTGTTCCAAGCCTTTAATCCCTCTTCTTCGTAATATTTTCGCTGCATATCCCATATAGGCGCTTCACTAAAGCGGTAACGCTGTTTTTTATTATCCATTTTAAACTTGCCCTGCTCTCTGAGAGTTATTCGAATAAATAGGCACCAACACCTCGTCAACCAACGCGGTCAAATAGGGCTCCGTCAAGTCGCCGCCTTTAATTATATATTCATATCGCATCATGTTTAATGGCAGCTGCATCTGCATCATTGTCAAGTCTTCCGTTATTTCTCCACGCTTCTTCGCAAAGTTCTGAATCCTCTGCATCATTTGCATATTGCCTTCCTGAGCATGGAGTAAAATTGCTTTCCAGTTCTCTTGCTTCCGACTTAGCTCCAACAAGACTGCGCTAAACATTTCTGGTCCAATAGCAACCAGGAACTGCCGATAGATCGTAACCATGGCCAGTAAATCCGATCGCAAGCTCCCATGATCTTCAATAAGTTCGAGTAAGGTATTCGCTCCGAACATCTGCGATATTCGATAATGGGCCATTTCATGCAGCAGGTTTGCTTGATTCTCATACTGGCGATACAATACCGTGCGACTGGTTTTTGCTTTCTTTGCAACATTTTGAAAGGTCATTTCTTGATAGCCGGAAGTTTGAAATATCTCGAATGCGGCTTCCAGTATGGCACTCTCAAGCTCTTTCCCTCGTTTTCTTATACTCGGCATTTCAAGGCTCCTCGCAGATTCTATACCGTTAAATATAACATGAATTTAAGATACACATTGCACCTTGCAACTTCTTTCGATTCGATGTATAGTTCAATATGCGAATAAGGTTCAAATTGTACCTTATTTAGAGAGGAGCTTGTGTAATGGCTGCAAAAGAAGAAGACAAGATACCGAGGTCTTTATTAACGATTGCAATTGTGCTCGTCCTTGGGGCGATTGCTCCCATGCTCGATGGCACCATGGTAAACATCGCGCTCAATGACTTTTCTACCGCTTTCCATGCCTCTCTCGATCATATTCAATGGATTGTAACGGGCTATGTATTAGCTACAGGAATTGCCGTTCCCATCTCTGGATGGCTCATTCAGCGATTTGATGGGAAGAAGGTTTACATTGCCGCTCAGCTTATTTTTCTAATTGGCTCGATTACCTCAGGGCTTTCGTGGAACCTAGCTAGTATGATTATTTTCCGTCTTATTCAAGGCTTTAGCGCAGGTTTGATTATTCCGTTGTTAACAACGCTGTTAATACAAGTAGCCGGGCAAGAAAGGCTTGGCCGATTAATGTCTATCGTTGGCATGCCTATCGTACTTGGCCCCATCCTTGGACCCGTCATTGGCGGAGTCCTCGTGGATTATCTTTCATGGCATTGGATCTTCTTCGTCAATGTCCCTATTGTAATCATAACGTTGTACTTTATATACAAGAAGCTCCCAAGCTTCCCGCCTGCAAATCAACATGCCAAACTGGACTGGTTCGGGATCTTAACACTCGGAGGCATGTCCGTTAGCTTTATCTACGGCATCTCTGCAGCGGCGCAGATGGCGGGATTTAATAATACGGAGACGATTACGTACATCATTGTCGGTGCTTTACTGACGATTATTTACGTGATCTACGCACTTCGAAATGAGAAGAGCGTCATTGTCCCCTTGAATTTATTTAAACATAAGAGCTTTACCGCAGCCTTCTGCGGCTTATTTCTTGCAGGAATCGGCACCAATGGTCCCATGCTTCTGTTACCGCTCTTCTTTCAAAATGTTCGTCACGATTCCATCATAGTAGCTGCCTTATCCTTAATTCCTCAGGGAGTGGGCATGCTGCTTGTAAGACCTCTCATTGGAAAGCTGATTGATCGGATCGGTGCCAGCATTGTTGTCATCATCTCGATTGCCATCTCTCTGATCGGAACAATTCCTTTCATCTGGGTCGATCAGAGCACGAACTACTGGATCCTCGCTTTGATCCTCCTTGTTCGCGGGATCGGCGTTGGCGGCGTCGCGATTCCATTAATGAGTGATGCTTATACAGGCTTGGCCAAAGTTCAAATTCCGCAAGCCAGTGTCGGTACCCGCATTATCCAAAATATCGGCGGCGCCTTCGGCTCAGCCGTATTGGCCACCCTTGTCGTAAGCCAGATGAACCATGCGACTCCGGATGTTTCTCATCTGACAAGCGCTTACCAATTCGGCTTCTTAACAGCGAGTATTCTTATGGTTCTCATGATCGTTCCGGCGCTGTTCTTAACCAATAAGCTCACTTCGAAGGCTAGGGCGAAGCAGAAGGGTAATTAAGTTCGTTATAACAAGGAAATGGCGTACGACCTTATTTCTGGGTCGTACGCCATTTCAATTCTTAAGCATTGATCCTCATAGAAGCAGACTTCAAGAAAACAATCAGATTGTCCGTGGTCATCGGCTTGGCATAATAATAGCCCTGTAAGTAATCGCAGCCGATTGCGCGAGCTTTGTGTATTATTTCCATTTCCTAATCGGTTTCCCCACCGGAATACTCTGAGCAAACCGAAACACATTACGAGGATCGTACTTTCGCTTTACTTGCTTCAATCTGCCAAAATTCACGCCGTAATACGCTTTGGGCCAATTCTTAATCTCCAAATCGGGAAAGTTCACGTAATCCCCATGAACGAAGGGGCTTAACGCTCTGCGGAAGCTCCTCACCCACCGAATATTCCGCTGCTCTCCTCTGTTCCTCCAGCGGGCCGACAGTTCGTAGATGGTCTCCGCCTTTCGATGAGGATAGGCCGTTGCAGTCGGCGATACTCGACTGACCGCGCTTCCTGCACCGCCTAAGCTTTGACTCCACACGCTTGAATGCCTGTTTGGCGCAATAGACAAGTAATCGCGTATTATTCGCACTCCTTCACGAGGCAGCGGTCGGAACCCGTAAGCTCCTTTTATCTTGAACTTCGGCTCCAAATTCAGGTCCGATTCGGCAAAAAATCGGGTTGCTTCGATAAACGGCACGGTCTTCGCCATCACCTTCACCGGAGTGCCTGCTCGCAAGAGCGGCTTAATCAATCTGCGCAGCTCCTCTACGCTGCCAAGCAATTGTCCGGTAGACACAATCGTTCCCACTTGCTTCGCTGATACTTCGATTGTTGAGGTTAAGCGGTTCGTGACGGACGGGGCCCAGCGCTGCCATACCGGCAGCACCTTCTCTAAGTCCGCCCACTTCCACTTGATGCTATAGATGGATACCTTCGATATGGGTCTAACCCGAAACGTGTAGGATGTAGCAACGCCAAAGTTTCCTCCCCCTCCGCCTCGCGATGCCCATAACAAGTCGGAATGCTTTCTTCTGTTCGCAACAATCGTCCTTGCCCCATACCTGCCCGATGCTACGACCATCTTCACTTGCTTCAAGTTATCGCACGTAAGTCCATATTTGCGGGAGAGGAGTCCAATGCCGCCTCCAAGGGCAAGCCCCGCTACGCCGACGTCAGGCGCGGTCCCTGCCGGAAGCGCCACGCGCTTATCCCACAGCTTCCTGTATACGCGGGCAAGCGGGTTTCCTGTCTGTACGATGGCCACCATCTTCTTACGATTAACCTTAACCTTATTCATCTCGCTGACATCGATAATAATGCCGCCGTTTACAGCCGAGAAGCCTTCGTAGCTGTGCCGCCCGCTGCGCGCTCTCAGCCGTACGCCCCGTTCGCGAGCCCATTTGACTGCATTGACCACATCTTGCGTTCGTTTGCAGAAAACAATGACCCGCGGAAATTTGGAAAAGCGCCTGTTGAACTCCATTCTCGCCGCGTTATAGGATGGATTGCCCGGAAAAACGAGTCTTCCCGTTAATCGTGTATTTGTCTTCTTCTTGTTGCGTGCCATCCACCTTACACCGCCCCTGTTCATGGAAATAGCAGCTCTCGTTAGCATATTTCTATGTAGGGACACCTGACCCAGTAACGGCAATCGCCTAACAGAAGCAAGTCGCAACAACTTAGGTTGCAGAGCTTGATCCGTATACCTCAAACTCATAAATCCTTGCAGCGGCGTTCGTGGTCTGCGTTGGCGTCGTGACGTTCAGCTTAATGTACCGAGCCGATACTTGCGTTATTTTGTCTACTGTGATGCCGCTCGTATTACCCGTTACATTGACCACCGTGCTCCAGTTCGTACCATCGGTGCTGATCTGGATATTGTAAGCCTTCGTGTTGTAAGAGGCCGTTTCTCCGCCTTCCGAAGCGTGCTTAATGACAAATTGGTTGACCTGCTTCACGGAGCCGAGATCGACCTGCAGCCAATGGCTGCCGGACAAAGCGCACCATTTGCTATCATTGATGACGCTGCCGTCCACGGCTTTGGCTGCGGTTTGCGACGCATTGCATGTACCGTCAACGGTCGCGGGTTTATTTAAGGCCAAATTTGAAGGTCCGTATACCTCAAAATCATAGATTCTTGCTGCAGCGTTCGTGGTCTGCGTAGGTGTCGTAACGTTCAGCTTGATGTATCGAGCCGATACTGTAGTAACATTGTCTACCGTTTTGCCGCTTGAATTATTGGTTACGTTTACTGCAGTTTTCCAGCTTACACCATCGTTGCTGACCTGGATATTGTAAGCCTTCGTGTTGTAAGCAGCCGTCTCTCCCCCTTCCGAAGCGTGCTTCATGACGAACTGGTTCACCTGCTTTACGGAACCAAGGTCAATCTGCAGCCAACGGGTGCTGGACAAGGAGCACCATTTGCTATCATTGATGCTGCTGCCGTCTACGGCCTTGGCCGCCGTCTGCGAGACATTACACGTACTATCGGCCTTCGCCGGTTTATTCAGCGCCAAATTTTGTTGCTTATATACTTCGAATTCATATATTCTTGCCGCAGAATCTGTCGTCTGCGTAGGCGTCGTAACGTTCAACCTGACATACCGGGCCTGCGCATCGGCTATATTATCTACCGTAACACCACTCGTGTTATTGGTTACATTAACTACTGTCTTCCAGCTTTTAGCGTCTTCACTGACTTGGATGTTGTAAGCCTTCGTGTTATACGAAGCAGGCTGTCCGCCTTCCGATGCGTGCTTGATGACGAATTGGCTCACTTGCTTCACGGAGCCGAGATCAATCTGCAGCCAATGGCTGCTAGACAAGGAGCACCATTTGCTGTCATTGATGAGGCCGCCGTCCACAGCTTTGGCTGGACTTTGCGTTGCCATACATGAGCTGTCGGCCGTCGCAGTGCTATTCAAGGCTAAGTTCGGAGAGCTCACCGTTATCGTGTACGTCACCTTATTCGTTCCGGCTTGCGAGGTTACGATGATCTTCATGCCCGTTGCTAGCGTCGTCGCTTTCGTCACACCGTCTGCATTGTAGATCTCGAACGTTGCATTCGCTGACGGCGTAATTGCGGCCTTCAACGCGGCTAGCGTGACGTCGCTCGCGACTGTGATTGTCTCATTCGACGTGCCTAAGGCGCTTACCGTCCCGATCGTCGAGGTCAATGTAGCTGCGCCGCACTGCGCGGTTGCGCTAGCTGCCGACCATTTCGCATACAAAGTTATATTGCCGCCGATTGAATCTGACGCATTGTAGGGATTCGTCAGCGCACTGTCGTAGTACCAGCCAGCGAAGCTGTAGCACTCCTTCACCGGCGTATGCTGAAAAATCACTTTGCCTCCGGGGGACACGAATTCAGGGGCAATCGTTGAGCCGCCGTTCGTGTTATAAGACACGACCAGCTGAGTGACGACGTTGCCTTCATCTAATCCAGCAAATGACGGAGATCCGAATGACATCAAAGATACGATGATAGCTACCAGCATGAAGCAACCTCTTATTCTCGCAATAATCCTTTTCTTCCCCCGACTGCGACCTGACCTTTCCATTATTCATGCCCCTTTCTCCTACCCGAATGATTAGCGCTTTCGATACTGCGGGCTCTTATACCGCTGTTGCACCATTCATAATGTTATTCACAAAAAGCAGAAGAATGTTTGTTTCTAAGAAGGCAGCTGCTTAAGAATTCAACGCTACAAGTGGAAATCCTTGTAAGTTTATGTGCGCAATTCAAAAAAAGAGCGCCCGATTGTTCGGCCGCCCTCTTGTCTCATACTCTTCTATTTATATTGCATCGTAACGATACCCGCATATTGGCCGAGGCTTTCCTTGGACACGTTCAACGTCTTCACGTCTGTCGCCCTAGTCCCGGCAGCTTCGAGAAATTTGTTCTCCTTCGCAAACATGATCCTGCCGAGAAGCCCCAATGCCTTCGTACTATAATGCATTGGAATCGCTACGGTCGCCTGCAATTGACGCATCACTTGAGCGGCCTCTGGCCCGTCGAGCGTCATTCTTCCTCCTACCGGCACCATGAGAACGTCCACTTTTCCAATTGCTCTGATTTGTTCTTCTGTAAGCAGATGCCCTAGATCCCCGCAATGACAGATCGTTAACCCATCCATCCGGAAGCGGAAAACAATATTGGGACCTCTTTTCTTCCCATTTACCTTGTCATGGGAAGTCTTGAACCCGCTAATGCTGACATCGCCGCGACTATATTCTGTCGGCTCATTAACAAGCAAGTAATCACCTGAAGCGGCGTTAATTTTATTATGATCGCCATGATTATGCGTAACCACGACAATATCCGACTCAACCGGAACCGGCATACGGTAGCCGAGAAACTTATAATAAGGATCGATGAGAATCCTCGTTCCTGCATCCGATGTCAGTAGAAAGGAAGAATGGCCATACCATTGAATCTGCATTAGTAACACACTCCTCAAGCTAATAGAATGACTGCTTGAAACGAAACATCTCCATTTGATATTAAGCGGAGATGTCTCCGCTTGTCAAGGGAACACGGATGAACACAGCAAAGAGGCTGCTTTGAATTTGACTTCAAAGCAGCCTTGCTGGATTTCCCTTTACTTACTCTTTATCGCCAACATTTTTAGCAGCACGGTTACTGACTCTGCTCTTGTCGTTTTGTCGCCAGGAGCAAAGTCCACAAAAATAATAGGACATCCAAAGGATGCCCCATTTCAGAGAGTTGTCATTTAAAGCAGCTTAATCAGCCCTTCCAGCTCATCAATCAAACCTTTTGCAAGTTCAAAATTAGTCTCTTTCAAAGCCAATTCGATTTGCATTTCAACTGCTTTTTTCTTTTGTTCCGTGTCCAAATAGTCTTTATCGAAATGACTTTCATAAATCATCTTTTTAAATTTCGACATCGTCATTTTTTTAATCTTCTTGTCGCCGATAATTAGCACATAATCCATACCATTTACAACCGAATAGAAATCATGCGAAATCATCAGAATCGCGCCTTTATAGGCTTGAATGGCGTTCTCCAGCGCTATCTGTGCATAGGTATCCAAA
This window harbors:
- a CDS encoding Dph6-related ATP pyrophosphatase, whose amino-acid sequence is MKFAMMYSGGKDSSLALYRMINEGHTPVALVTTFNEEQGRSWFHGITEDLLTSVSESLDIPLIVCRSNPETYSAAVEEALKQTVQLGAEGCAFGDIDIEGHKEWNEQRCNNAGLSCVLPLWQEDRRALTEELIHAGFKAAIKIVQSDILDESFLGQTLTTDLVERITAAGSDPCGENGEYHTFVYDGPLFRKPIPIEFGRTVDFKTHMAIDIRPEQHRSTHP
- a CDS encoding serine hydrolase domain-containing protein, with the translated sequence MPHRIQNLDYLIRSAVDHKRIFGAVVQVESGDGRLSWRGAAGNLNAASRFFVASTTKLYITAVLLNLFALNRMKWTDPIALYLDKNTLAGLHHYLGTEFSADITIEQLMAHTSGLPDYFQGKRKSGKSLADEIMSGHDQAWSFDNVIAEAKQMQPRFAPGTKGKAIYSDTNYQLLGRIIEIVTNQALNEAFAQYIYEPLSLSNTYLYTNIEDQTPSPLYYKDSPLHIPLAMASFGPDGGIVSTAEELMRFIRAFFGGTLFPATYLGELYDWNKIFFPLQYGKGIAKFKLPRIFSPFKPLPELIGHSGLSGAFAYYSPSKDVYLSGTVNQISPPSLSYKLMLRILNTL
- a CDS encoding helix-turn-helix domain-containing protein, with the translated sequence MVFSEKLKTERSKKGWTQEELAEKLFVSRQSVSKWENGQNYPSIEMIIKISDLFGVTIDELLRSDEELTKQVIKESKQLAHPRLKFMFDVLFAVGAALLAIKLGVLLLNAITSFDVTGFGGKLFWNFGPLILMVIGGMGSGILKEQYKQD
- a CDS encoding SAM-dependent methyltransferase, whose translation is MDNKKQRYRFSEAPIWDMQRKYYEEEGLKAWNNDQVPQYITSNPMIATAYAEMIFGFLQDRANKEVSPEPVYIVELGAGAGRLAYHVLHELSQLRAYAGDTLPAFRYIMTDLAMNSIMAWKEHPALQSFIAEGLLDFARFDAVHDTALNLMVSEEVIREGDLKQPLVIVANYFFDNIPQELLYVENGQIHEADVTIEYPDHMESLKPSELLNQISMHYEHRRAAEYESEAYPYHSVISTYQDQAEASYLLFPVAGLTCLTRLNQLSQAGSLLITADKGEHLLDNLKFEEPPELIIHGRGCFSLTANYHAIRQVWEQGGALGLFPPQHYESINVGCIINTDTPMDYFQTRLAYRRFIERFGPDEFYSMKQWVDRNLDSMGLQQILSFWRLGGYDAEFFIQSTQQLSKLLEDATDDEMQDILRGIELMWSSYYEMEQRYDVALDAGLLLFEMEMYEESKRYLEISVQQDEDEIVPTVFYCLAISCFELHAIEEALHYLRELLKLEPDHEEALELIQQFESLS
- a CDS encoding TetR/AcrR family transcriptional regulator, with protein sequence MPSIRKRGKELESAILEAAFEIFQTSGYQEMTFQNVAKKAKTSRTVLYRQYENQANLLHEMAHYRISQMFGANTLLELIEDHGSLRSDLLAMVTIYRQFLVAIGPEMFSAVLLELSRKQENWKAILLHAQEGNMQMMQRIQNFAKKRGEITEDLTMMQMQLPLNMMRYEYIIKGGDLTEPYLTALVDEVLVPIYSNNSQRAGQV
- a CDS encoding MDR family MFS transporter, whose product is MAAKEEDKIPRSLLTIAIVLVLGAIAPMLDGTMVNIALNDFSTAFHASLDHIQWIVTGYVLATGIAVPISGWLIQRFDGKKVYIAAQLIFLIGSITSGLSWNLASMIIFRLIQGFSAGLIIPLLTTLLIQVAGQERLGRLMSIVGMPIVLGPILGPVIGGVLVDYLSWHWIFFVNVPIVIITLYFIYKKLPSFPPANQHAKLDWFGILTLGGMSVSFIYGISAAAQMAGFNNTETITYIIVGALLTIIYVIYALRNEKSVIVPLNLFKHKSFTAAFCGLFLAGIGTNGPMLLLPLFFQNVRHDSIIVAALSLIPQGVGMLLVRPLIGKLIDRIGASIVVIISIAISLIGTIPFIWVDQSTNYWILALILLVRGIGVGGVAIPLMSDAYTGLAKVQIPQASVGTRIIQNIGGAFGSAVLATLVVSQMNHATPDVSHLTSAYQFGFLTASILMVLMIVPALFLTNKLTSKARAKQKGN
- a CDS encoding FAD-binding oxidoreductase, with the protein product MARNKKKTNTRLTGRLVFPGNPSYNAARMEFNRRFSKFPRVIVFCKRTQDVVNAVKWARERGVRLRARSGRHSYEGFSAVNGGIIIDVSEMNKVKVNRKKMVAIVQTGNPLARVYRKLWDKRVALPAGTAPDVGVAGLALGGGIGLLSRKYGLTCDNLKQVKMVVASGRYGARTIVANRRKHSDLLWASRGGGGGNFGVATSYTFRVRPISKVSIYSIKWKWADLEKVLPVWQRWAPSVTNRLTSTIEVSAKQVGTIVSTGQLLGSVEELRRLIKPLLRAGTPVKVMAKTVPFIEATRFFAESDLNLEPKFKIKGAYGFRPLPREGVRIIRDYLSIAPNRHSSVWSQSLGGAGSAVSRVSPTATAYPHRKAETIYELSARWRNRGEQRNIRWVRSFRRALSPFVHGDYVNFPDLEIKNWPKAYYGVNFGRLKQVKRKYDPRNVFRFAQSIPVGKPIRKWK
- a CDS encoding discoidin domain-containing protein, with the translated sequence MLVAIIVSLMSFGSPSFAGLDEGNVVTQLVVSYNTNGGSTIAPEFVSPGGKVIFQHTPVKECYSFAGWYYDSALTNPYNASDSIGGNITLYAKWSAASATAQCGAATLTSTIGTVSALGTSNETITVASDVTLAALKAAITPSANATFEIYNADGVTKATTLATGMKIIVTSQAGTNKVTYTITVSSPNLALNSTATADSSCMATQSPAKAVDGGLINDSKWCSLSSSHWLQIDLGSVKQVSQFVIKHASEGGQPASYNTKAYNIQVSEDAKSWKTVVNVTNNTSGVTVDNIADAQARYVRLNVTTPTQTTDSAARIYEFEVYKQQNLALNKPAKADSTCNVSQTAAKAVDGSSINDSKWCSLSSTRWLQIDLGSVKQVNQFVMKHASEGGETAAYNTKAYNIQVSNDGVSWKTAVNVTNNSSGKTVDNVTTVSARYIKLNVTTPTQTTNAAARIYDFEVYGPSNLALNKPATVDGTCNASQTAAKAVDGSVINDSKWCALSGSHWLQVDLGSVKQVNQFVIKHASEGGETASYNTKAYNIQISTDGTNWSTVVNVTGNTSGITVDKITQVSARYIKLNVTTPTQTTNAAARIYEFEVYGSSSAT
- a CDS encoding MBL fold metallo-hydrolase — translated: MQIQWYGHSSFLLTSDAGTRILIDPYYKFLGYRMPVPVESDIVVVTHNHGDHNKINAASGDYLLVNEPTEYSRGDVSISGFKTSHDKVNGKKRGPNIVFRFRMDGLTICHCGDLGHLLTEEQIRAIGKVDVLMVPVGGRMTLDGPEAAQVMRQLQATVAIPMHYSTKALGLLGRIMFAKENKFLEAAGTRATDVKTLNVSKESLGQYAGIVTMQYK